In Panulirus ornatus isolate Po-2019 chromosome 2, ASM3632096v1, whole genome shotgun sequence, the DNA window taataaaaacatgtAAATCAAAGAGGCGTATTAAGGGCATGTATTTAAAAATTTCCACGAGTAACAACTCCTAGTGTAATGAACTCTTGTACTTTAAagacacatcattatcatcatatttacgGCAATTTACTTTTCTCCCAGTCCACTTCAAACATACATTTCTGCTGTGGGAACATTCGAATATTTTTTTGCAAGTATAGCATTCAAAAATTCAATCCCTGTATAACCTCTGAGTGGGCGTCTTCTTCATTTGCATAtaacttgtgtatatgtgtgtgtgtgtatgtgtgtgtgtatgtgtgtgtatgtgtgtgtatgtgtgtgttgtgtgtgtgtgtgtgttagtagttaaaGACACAATACAGGAGGCGAGTGGTAAGTTAGCTTTTTCAAACGGCGGCCGCGACAGGAAGACGGTGGCGCAGCAGGAGGCAGAGACCACGAGAGTGCGGGAGGAACTGCAGGAGACGCAGCAGGAGGTCCTCCACGGACAGGAGCAAGCGCGACTCCAAGGCGCCCTCTACCAGCAGGCCCTGGACAAGCTCAGGCGGGCTGAGGGCAAAGCGTCGAAGGCAGAGGAGCAGGTAATGTACTGTCCCGACACCCTTACCAGACTAACGCTTTCCCCTGGGGGATGTTCCAGGACTCGGCTGGAAGAGGTGGGCCGGGGTCTGGCCGCTCTGGCTTCCAGTCACGACCCGGGCCAGActccaggggaagaggaggaggaagaggagacgacGAGGTCTGGGCCTCCAGACAGCGGGGTGCCAAGTACGCCCTCCGTCAGCACGACCACACCAGCCACGACCCGAagactcccacacacccacccagacgACCAGCAAGGGGACGAGGAGACGCAAGGGGGACGAGGAGGGACGATCAACACTCCCGGCGAGACGGAAGACGAAGAAGGACAAGGGGAGACATCAGAAGAGACAGAGGAAAACCGGAATGAGACAATGGACACACTAAGAGACACAAGTGGCCAAGAAGACACGAAAGAAAAACCAGgggataaggaaaagaaaaaagacattaaAGAAAAGCAAGgagataaagaagagaaagaagaagacacaaaagaaagagaaggggATATggtagagaagaaagaagaggacacGAAAGAAAAGCAAGTAGATATGGAAGACAAAGAAGACACGAAAGAAAAACAAGAcgtagaagagaaagaaaaggacacgaaagaaaaacaaggagatatgaaagaaaaggacacgaaagaaaaacaaggagatatgaaagaaaaggacacgAAAGAAAAACAAGATGTGAAAGAAAAGGACACGAAAGAAAAACAAGGAGACATGAAAGAAAAGGACACGAAAGAAAAACAAGATGTGAAAGAAAAGGACACGAAAGAAAAACAAGATGTGAAAGAAAGGGACACGAAAGAAAAACAAGGAGATACGTCAGACAACCAAGGGAATAAGGAGGGCCAAGAGGACACGAAGAAAAATAAGGGAATTACGGATGATAgacagggggaggtggagggccaAATGGACGGCAGTACAGACGACACTGTTGCCAAGGACATGCCAGAAGAGAGCCACAGCGACAGTAAAGACGGCGACCCAGAACATACGAACATGAAAGGCGAGATCGAAGACAAAGATGGTGAAGAGAAGGACAGAAGAGGAGAAACAAAAGTCAATGGAGATACGAGAGAAAATGGGGAAGACAGTGAGCCACAAGGAAAAGACGTCAAAGCCAATGgagaaacgaaagaaaatggggaagacaGCAAGCCACAGGGGGAAGACGTCAAAGCCAAAGAAGGCGAGACAGAAGCCAAAGAAGAAGACTCAGGAAGCCAACAGGACGAGACTGGCACCAGCCGGGGAGAGCAAGGAGGCGCTGGCGAAGGTGTGGACGAAGTGCGCGGGACAGACGGAGAGAAAGACGCCAACAGTTCGACCAAGGAAGAGGGTAAGGCGGAGTGCGAGAAATGTGTGACGTTGATGATGATATTAGAGGTTGTGGGAGGCGCCCTGGAGGAGCTGCAAGTGGACGTGGACAAGCAGGGGACGCGCCTGGAGAGGCTCGGGGGTCGCTGCGGCACCCAGTGTGACAACTGCCTCAAGTACCAGTTTGTGCTGTGGGCCACCTACAGCCGACTTGATAATGTTGACAAGTATTCTCACTTGCTGGGGCACAGGATTGATGCACTGTCTCGCAGGTGGGCTGTTAGAGGCCACTACCAGTAGAAGGTCTTAGGCTATAGcttaacccccccttttttagcaTGCACATTAGTCCTTGTTTATGTTCTCTGGTGGATCATCAGTATCTTAGCTTGTAGCtcagttcctccccccccccgtgctTTGTTCTCGTGCATACTGTTCAGTCCCAGCATGAAGGTTTGTTCTTGCGTATTGTGTTCTTCAATCTGTGTCCCGTTTAAACCATCAAAAGTCTTGAATGTAGAATATGAAATTATCTTCACAACGTTTCACTGCAATATATCAACTGTTTCTTACGTTTCACTGCAATATATCAACTATTTCTTACGTTTCACTGCAGTATATCAACTATTTCTTACGTTTCACTGCAGTATATCAACTATTTCTTACGTTTCACTGCAATATATCAATTATTTCTTACGTTTCACTGCAACAGATgaactctttcttatctttatatcTATGTACCATAAAGTGCAACACCAGGAAAAGATGCCACTACCAATATAACAGCTTCTGTTCCTTCCTGTTGGCAGAGTTCTGAGCTAGCAGAGCTAGTTCGATCGGCGACACAAGAACGCGACACCATTCGTCGCGAAGTCACTTACCTTCGGAAGGTGGCAGCAGCAGCGACTTCGACGTCTGCCCTCGACCTTGCCATTCCCGCTGAAGATTAcaagtcctctccaccaccaccaccaccagcagcaccacctcgctcctcctcctccaacaacgtTCCTGTACCTGGAGGAGATTCGGAGCAGGGACCAAAGCACTCCGAAGGCCCAGTTCGAAGCCTCACCACCCCGGCGGCTCTCTTGGCCACGGACGAAGTCTTCAAGAATGTGACGGTCGCCCCAGGGATCACACTCCAACACTTGTACCAAGAGACTTGACCGGTTTTCTTCACTTTAAATGTGTTCTTCCACTTCGACCAGTAGCTGTTCTCAATGATCATACATCTTAGTGTTAAGGATTCATATAAGTATACGAATAGTTCTTCAACGACTCTCGAAACGATGCCAGTAATCGAACCATCAGCCCAACGTGGCTACAGCACTCAGTACGCTGTGTCAGCGCGGAGCTGTTCATCCtttgttaaaaaatatatataaaaaaaagaataaaaagcttTATCGTTTACTCCAGTTGAGTTCCCCCAAGCAGGACGACTTAATCCCAATGGATACAGCTTTATGCCTTAAGTCCGACAACTAACCTTTAGTGTACGATTACttaaacctcttgagtacgatgtcTTTACCCCTCATGAGGAAGACTTCAACTCCTTATGTATGATGGTCTGACCCTTATAACGATATAACCCCCCCTTAAGCGCGCTTAACAACCCTATGAGTACGAtgaattagcccccttcaatgcaATGAcaaccccatgagtacgatggattagcccccttcaatgcgATGACAACTCCATGAGTACGATGaatttagcccccttcaatgcGATGACGACAACCCCTCGAGTGCGATGACAACCCCTCCAGTACGATATCGACCCCCTCCACTAAAATGACCGGGATCGAGAGgataagtcatcgtactcaggggcgCCCTCCAGTACGATATCGACCCCCTCCACTAAAATGACCGGGATCGAGAGgataagtcatcgtactcaggggcgCCAAGTCGTTGTGcttagagaggtgtgtgtgtgtgtgtctgtgtgtgtgtgtgtgtgtgtgtgtgtgt includes these proteins:
- the LOC139754199 gene encoding uncharacterized protein isoform X1; translated protein: MMQVADSDRYREAVARLKRLLYEPPGWESPSTPPQQDPYINNSFHHLSSHKTVSSEDVVCLRNIVSGGGGGGGGGVEGASRSLMELLRHQEELIAQLEKENDFLKREVVTVGEGVRRMGKENHDLHRRLADALSQAITQGESSEISSSGSSVGPSGGDASASRHRVASLTREKTALQEQVKHLEDALAAMRQREHDALTKLKQALTLAEDTHSHTAQVRASSESALEELSALLTATKQERQELKRLLDEADNEMKRQQEQRDEQVAHQQQRIKKLQDEREEQEEVVGRLRQDLRDGSRKVAALEDDLRAARAARNRLEAQLEEQRQHSKEAHARLDQIIMARSGEAAAGTARARELEERLTAARQDTSRLLQAITTLAQGSGRSAETVTTDDVKSERLAAEQQLSLALTALQSRHEEEVSSLREATRQQSEAMDALREEVARMRQQLAHDNENYRTRLEEVGRGLAALASSHDPGQTPGEEEEEEETTRSGPPDSGVPSTPSVSTTTPATTRRLPHTHPDDQQGDEETQGGRGGTINTPGETEDEEGQGETSEETEENRNETMDTLRDTSGQEDTKEKPGDKEKKKDIKEKQGDKEEKEEDTKEREGDMVEKKEEDTKEKQVDMEDKEDTKEKQDVEEKEKDTKEKQGDMKEKDTKEKQGDMKEKDTKEKQDVKEKDTKEKQGDMKEKDTKEKQDVKEKDTKEKQDVKERDTKEKQGDTSDNQGNKEGQEDTKKNKGITDDRQGEVEGQMDGSTDDTVAKDMPEESHSDSKDGDPEHTNMKGEIEDKDGEEKDRRGETKVNGDTRENGEDSEPQGKDVKANGETKENGEDSKPQGEDVKAKEGETEAKEEDSGSQQDETGTSRGEQGGAGEGVDEVRGTDGEKDANSSTKEEGKAECEKCVTLMMILEVVGGALEELQVDVDKQGTRLERLGGRCGTQCDNCLKYQFVLWATYSRLDNVDKYSHLLGHRIDALSRRVLS